ATGAAGAAAAGAACACAGAAATTGAAGAAATAAGAAAAAAGAAAATTGAAAAAATAATAAACCAAAATAAAAGAGAAGAAAATGTATTCGAAGTAAACGAACTCAATTTTAATGAAAAAGTAATTGAAAAATCTAAAAGTATACCTATACTTGTCGATTTTTGGGCTCCTTGGTGTGGGCCATGTAGAATACTTGGACCAATTCTTGAAAAAATAGCTGCAGAATATAATGGAAAATTAATGCTTGCAAAGATAAATGTTGATGAAAACGAAATTTTGGCTAATGAATATAATATCTCTTCAATACCTACTGTAAAACTATTCAAAAATGGTATCATTGTAGATGAATTCGTAGGGGCGCTTCCGGAGCACATGGTTCGAATTTGGATTGATAAAACATTAAAATGATTAATTAAAAAATTAACAAT
The window above is part of the Nitrososphaerota archaeon genome. Proteins encoded here:
- the trxA gene encoding thioredoxin: MGEKVVEIYTTSTCPFCLMTKKYLESKGVKYIEYNVELDQQKAYEMIAKSKQMGVPVLDIGGTIIVGFNRPAIDVALAKLEDNEEKNTEIEEIRKKKIEKIINQNKREENVFEVNELNFNEKVIEKSKSIPILVDFWAPWCGPCRILGPILEKIAAEYNGKLMLAKINVDENEILANEYNISSIPTVKLFKNGIIVDEFVGALPEHMVRIWIDKTLK